The genomic DNA ACGGCCTGGGTGGTTGCTTTTACTTTGGAAGGCGCGTGAGCAAAATCGCGGAACACCACCGAATCAGCACTTTCCCCGATCCGTTCCAGGCGTTTGGCAGCGCCTTTAAAGGTTTTCAGGGCCTCGTAAAAGTCATGCGCTTTCACCCCAATCTTCTTGCACACTTCTTTAGCCGCGCTGATGTTGCGCAGGTTATGCTCGCCGAAAAGCGGGATCTCGATATCGCCGTCTTTTTTGGTATGCAGGATGGTTTTGCCGTTTTTGATCGTGGAGTCGTGCACGCCATAACCTATGTAGGCAATATCGGCCGGGTTACGCGGCACGGCGGCCAGCAGCACCTGTTCATCGTCCTTGTTATAGATGAGTGTGCCGGCTTTGGGCGTCATCTCGGCAAAAATGCGGAATTGCTCCCGGTAGTTCTTTGGGTCCGGAAACACGTTGATGTGGTCCCAGCTGATGCCGCTGATCACCCCGATATGGTGGTGATAGAGGTGGAACTTGGGTATGCGCTTCACCGGGTCGGAGAGGTACTCGTCGCCTTCTATGATGATGATCGGCGCATCGTCTGTGAGCTTTACCATCCGGTCAAATCCTTCGAGCTGGGCGCCTACGGCATAATCGAACTTGCGGCCCAGGTGCCGGAGCACGTGCATGATGATGGAAGTGATGGACGTTTTGCCGTGGCTGCCTCCAATTACAATGCGCTGCTTGTCGCGGCTCTGCTCGTATATAAATTCCGGGAAAGAGTAGATGGGCAGGCCAAGTTCCTGGGCGCGCTGCAGCTCGGGGTTATCCGGGCGGGCGTGCATCCCAAGTATAACGGCATCCAGTGTGGCATCCAGTTTTTCCGGGAACCAGCCTTCCTGCGCGGGCAGGATGCCGGCGGTGGCCAGCCTGCTTTTGGCAGGTTCAAATATCTCATCGTCCGAGCCGGTTACCTGCAGTCCTTTGTCGTGCAGGGCCAGCGCCAGGTTGTGCATAATGCTTCCACCAATGGCAATCAGGTGGATACGCTTAAATTCCTTCTTCTCCATAAACCAGGCAAAATGTTCTCAATCAGACAAAGTTAGAAGACCTTTTGAGAATTAAAATAGGCAAACCTTAATATGTGGATACTTTGTGGATATGTTGCTGGCAGCTGTGGATAGCCTGTTTAAAGCCTGCAGGATAATGTTAACAGGAGGGTGCGCAAGTTTTACGAACATTTTTAAGGCGCGGCATCTATAAGGATATATCTTTGTGCTTATGGAGGAGATGAAAATGAATGTGCGGCCCACGGGCAACCGGAACGGATGGCAGAAAAAAGCGCCCCTGGTTTCGGAGTTAGGCAAGAAGCCCCCACAGGCCCTTGACCTGGAAGAAGCCGTTCTGGGCGCGCTGATGCTGGAGAAAGATGCCTTAACAAACGTAATTGATATTCTG from Pontibacter liquoris includes the following:
- a CDS encoding UDP-N-acetylmuramate--L-alanine ligase, which encodes MEKKEFKRIHLIAIGGSIMHNLALALHDKGLQVTGSDDEIFEPAKSRLATAGILPAQEGWFPEKLDATLDAVILGMHARPDNPELQRAQELGLPIYSFPEFIYEQSRDKQRIVIGGSHGKTSITSIIMHVLRHLGRKFDYAVGAQLEGFDRMVKLTDDAPIIIIEGDEYLSDPVKRIPKFHLYHHHIGVISGISWDHINVFPDPKNYREQFRIFAEMTPKAGTLIYNKDDEQVLLAAVPRNPADIAYIGYGVHDSTIKNGKTILHTKKDGDIEIPLFGEHNLRNISAAKEVCKKIGVKAHDFYEALKTFKGAAKRLERIGESADSVVFRDFAHAPSKVKATTQAVKAQYPQRELVAVLELHTFSSLNRNFLPQYAGALDKADEPIVYFSPKTIEHKRMEMLTEAELKEAFQNPRLQVYSDSEALQQHLTSRNWQNANLLLMSSGTYNNINLEALTKAVL